A single window of Apodemus sylvaticus chromosome 4, mApoSyl1.1, whole genome shotgun sequence DNA harbors:
- the Tmod4 gene encoding tropomodulin-4 isoform X1, translating into MSSYQKELEKYRDIDEDEILRTLSPEELEQLDCELQEMDPENMLLPAGLRQRDQTKKSPTGPLDRDALLQYLEQQALEVKERDDLVPYTGEKKGKPFIEPKREIPAEEQITLEPELEEALSHATDAEMCDIAAILGMYTLMSNKQYYDAICSGEICNTEGISSVVQPDKYKPVPDEPPNPTNIEEMLKRVRSNDKELEEVNLNNIQDIPIPVLSDLCEAMKTNTYVRSFSLVATKSGDPIANAVADMLRENRSLQSLNIESNFISSTGLMAVLKAVRENATLTELRVDNQRQWPGDAVEMEMATVLEQCPSIVRFGYHFTQQGPRARAAHAMTRNNELRESLQTRVQRRGQLPRGVDPEGTRGDKCMGGGKHTQSESQGDRKVLLPQIHTYREVGVGGWSDGSSRVLSFSGVTERPSGGRRQHLMRLPKERKETHPCPNNSWSSVYRSSFPGRQQKKR; encoded by the exons ATGTCATCCTATCAGAAGGAACTGGAGAAATACAGAGACATAGATGAAGATGAGATCCTAAGGACCTTGAGCCCTGAGGAGCTAGAACAGCTGGACTGTGAGCTACAAGAAATGGACCCTGAG AACATGCTCCTGCCAGCTGGACTGAGACAACGTGACCAGACAAAGAAGAGTCCAACAGGGCCGCTGGACAGAGATGCCCTACTGCAGTACCTAGAGCAGCAGGCGCTGGAAGTCAAAGAACGTGACGACCTGGTGCCCTACACTGGCGAGAAGAAGG GAAAGCCCTTTATTGAGCCTAAGCGAGAAATCCCGGCAGAGGAACAGATTACACTGGAGCCTGAGCTGGAGGAGGCACTGTCCCATGCTACAGATGCTGAAATGTGTGACATTGCAG CTATCCTGGGCATGTACACGCTCATGAGCAACAAGCAGTATTATGACGCCATCTGCAGTGGAGAGATCTGCAACACCGAAGGCATTAGCA GTGTTGTACAGCCTGACAAGTATAAACCAGTACCAGATGAACCCCCAAATCCCACAAACATTGAGGAGATGCTAAAGAGGGTACGAAGTAATGACAAGGAGCTGGAGGAGGTGAACCTCAATAATATCCAG GACATCCCGATACCTGTGCTAAGTGACTTGTGTGAAGCAATGAAGACTAATACCTATGTCCGGAGCTTCAGTCTGGTGGCCACAAAGAGTGGTGACCCCATCGCCAAT GCGGTGGCTGACATGTTGCGTGAGAACCGCAGTCTCCAGAGCCTGAACATCGAGTCCAACTTCATCAGCAGCACAGGGCTCATGGCTGTGCTAAAGGCGGTTCGGGAAAACGCCACTCTCACTGAGCTCCGTGTGGATAACCAG CGCCAGTGGCCTGGTGACGCGGTAGAGATGGAGATGGCCACCGTGCTAGAGCAGTGTCCGTCTATTGTCCGCTTCGGGTACCACTTTACACAGCAAGGACCACGAGCTCGGGCAGCCCACGCCATGACCCGGAACAATGAGCTGCGTGAGTCATTGCAGACCCGTGTGCAGAGGAGAGGGCAGCTGCCGAGAGGTGTAGACCCCGAAGGCACACGTGGCGACAAATGCATGGGTGGTGGCAAACACACTCAGAGCGAATCGCAGGGAGATAGAAAAGTCCTTCTCCCCCAGATACACACCTAcagagaagtgggggtggggggttggagtGATGGTAGCTCTAGAGTCCTCTCATTTTCAGGTGTCACGGAACGGCCATCAGGTGGCAGGAGGCAGCACCTTATGCGTCTGcccaaggaaaggaaagaaacacacCCTTGCCCAAACAACAGCTGGAGCTCCGTTTACCGTTCTTCTTTTCCAGGTCGGCAGCAAAAGAAGAGATAA
- the Tnfaip8l2 gene encoding tumor necrosis factor alpha-induced protein 8-like protein 2, giving the protein MESFSSKSLALQAEKKLLSKMAGRSVAHLFIDETSSEVLDELYRVSKEYTRSRPKAQRVIKDLVKVAVKVAVLHRSGCFGPGELALATRFRQKLRQGAMTALSFGEVDFTFEAAVLAGLLAECRDILLELVEPHLTPKSHDRIRHVFDHYSDPDLLAALYGPDFSQHLGKICDGLRKLLDEGRL; this is encoded by the coding sequence ATGGAGTCCTTCAGCTCCAAGAGTCTGGCACTCCAAGCGGAGAAGAAGCTGCTGAGTAAGATGGCTGGGCGGTCCGTGGCGCATCTCTTCATCGACGAGACCAGCAGCGAGGTACTGGACGAGCTTTACCGCGTGTCCAAAGAATACACGCGCAGCCGGCCCAAGGCGCAGCGGGTGATCAAAGACCTCGTCAAGGTGGCCGTCAAGGTGGCCGTGCTGCACCGCAGTGGCTGCTTTGGCCCTGGGGAGCTGGCTCTGGCTACACGATTTCGCCAGAAGCTACGGCAGGGCGCGATGACGGCACTTAGCTTCGGGGAGGTGGACTTCACCTTCGAGGCTGCCGTGCTCGCAGGCCTGCTCGCCGAGTGCCGGGACATTCTGCTGGAGCTGGTGGAGCCCCACCTCACACCCAAGTCACACGACCGCATCAGACACGTGTTTGATCACTACTCTGACCCCGACCTGCTCGCTGCCCTCTACGGGCCTGACTTCTCTCAGCACCTTGGCAAGATCTGTGATGGGCTCCGGAAGCTGCTCGACGAGGGGAGGCTCTGA
- the Lysmd1 gene encoding lysM and putative peptidoglycan-binding domain-containing protein 1 — translation MASPSRQPPLGGSGLLHGSRTRSYGSLVQSSCSPVRERRLEHQLEPGDTLAGLALKYGVTMEQIKRTNRLYTNDSIFLKKTLYIPILTEPRDLFNGLDSEEENDEEEEACRSKDEIGSSSGKRTGPGSGLGRPNGAGVRAHQETSTPSHDLSASDFLKKLDSQISLSKKAAAQKLRKEESGVPEEDAGLYSSSPRMQQRAVLGPVPLTRTSRTQTLRDQEDEIFKL, via the exons ATGGCTTCTCCCTCCAGACAGCCTCCCCTCGGGGGGTCAGGGCTGTTGCACGGAAGCCGTACACGTTCTTATGGAAGCCTGGTACAATCATCCTGCTCTCCCGTGAGGGAAAGACGCCTGGAGCATCAGTTGGAGCCTGGAGACACCCTGGCTGGATTAGCACTCAAATACGGGGTGACG atggaacAGATTAAGCGTACCAACCGCCTTTATACTAACGACTCCATCTTCCTGAAGAAAACACTCTACATCCCCATCCTGACAGAGCCCAGAGACCTATTTAATGGTTTGGATTCTGAGGAGGAAAAcgatgaagaggaagaggcatGCCGGAGTAAGGATGAGATTGGTTCATCTTCAGGGAAGAGGACGGGTCCAGGGTCAGGTTTAGGTCGGCCCAATGGCGCAGGCGTCCGAGCTCACCAGGAAACCTCCACACCCAGCCATGACCTTTCTGCCTCTGATTTCCTTAAGAAGCTTGACTCACAGATCAGCCTGTCAAAGAAGGCTGCTGCCCAGAAGCTAAGGAAAGAGGAAAGTGG GGTACCTGAGGAGGATGCCGGGCTCTACTCGAGCTCTCCTCGCATGCAGCAGCGAGCAGTGCTAGGTCCTGTGCCGCTCACCAGGACGTCTCGGACCCAGACACTGCGCGACCAAGAAGATGAAATCTTCAAACTCTGA
- the Tmod4 gene encoding tropomodulin-4 isoform X2, which produces MSSYQKELEKYRDIDEDEILRTLSPEELEQLDCELQEMDPENMLLPAGLRQRDQTKKSPTGPLDRDALLQYLEQQALEVKERDDLVPYTGEKKGKPFIEPKREIPAEEQITLEPELEEALSHATDAEMCDIAAILGMYTLMSNKQYYDAICSGEICNTEGISSVVQPDKYKPVPDEPPNPTNIEEMLKRVRSNDKELEEVNLNNIQDIPIPVLSDLCEAMKTNTYVRSFSLVATKSGDPIANAVADMLRENRSLQSLNIESNFISSTGLMAVLKAVRENATLTELRVDNQRQWPGDAVEMEMATVLEQCPSIVRFGYHFTQQGPRARAAHAMTRNNELRRQQKKR; this is translated from the exons ATGTCATCCTATCAGAAGGAACTGGAGAAATACAGAGACATAGATGAAGATGAGATCCTAAGGACCTTGAGCCCTGAGGAGCTAGAACAGCTGGACTGTGAGCTACAAGAAATGGACCCTGAG AACATGCTCCTGCCAGCTGGACTGAGACAACGTGACCAGACAAAGAAGAGTCCAACAGGGCCGCTGGACAGAGATGCCCTACTGCAGTACCTAGAGCAGCAGGCGCTGGAAGTCAAAGAACGTGACGACCTGGTGCCCTACACTGGCGAGAAGAAGG GAAAGCCCTTTATTGAGCCTAAGCGAGAAATCCCGGCAGAGGAACAGATTACACTGGAGCCTGAGCTGGAGGAGGCACTGTCCCATGCTACAGATGCTGAAATGTGTGACATTGCAG CTATCCTGGGCATGTACACGCTCATGAGCAACAAGCAGTATTATGACGCCATCTGCAGTGGAGAGATCTGCAACACCGAAGGCATTAGCA GTGTTGTACAGCCTGACAAGTATAAACCAGTACCAGATGAACCCCCAAATCCCACAAACATTGAGGAGATGCTAAAGAGGGTACGAAGTAATGACAAGGAGCTGGAGGAGGTGAACCTCAATAATATCCAG GACATCCCGATACCTGTGCTAAGTGACTTGTGTGAAGCAATGAAGACTAATACCTATGTCCGGAGCTTCAGTCTGGTGGCCACAAAGAGTGGTGACCCCATCGCCAAT GCGGTGGCTGACATGTTGCGTGAGAACCGCAGTCTCCAGAGCCTGAACATCGAGTCCAACTTCATCAGCAGCACAGGGCTCATGGCTGTGCTAAAGGCGGTTCGGGAAAACGCCACTCTCACTGAGCTCCGTGTGGATAACCAG CGCCAGTGGCCTGGTGACGCGGTAGAGATGGAGATGGCCACCGTGCTAGAGCAGTGTCCGTCTATTGTCCGCTTCGGGTACCACTTTACACAGCAAGGACCACGAGCTCGGGCAGCCCACGCCATGACCCGGAACAATGAGCTGC GTCGGCAGCAAAAGAAGAGATAA
- the Scnm1 gene encoding sodium channel modifier 1, protein MSFKREGDDWSQLNVLKKRRVGDLLASYIPEDEALMLRDGRFACAICPHRPVLDTLTMLTAHRAGKKHLSSLKLFYGRKQSGKGAEQNPRQQNDVKTESKGEAPLLTQTRIITQNALHRAPHYNSCCRRKHRPDAPAPSVSSSPLPAPEVGLQRAKVSKEPEPGERSDAKESAALLASAPMSPSKRRVLNHYLTLRSSGWVPDGRGRWIKDENVEFDSDEEEPPGFPLD, encoded by the exons ATGTCTTTTAAGAGGGAAGGGGACGACTGGAGTCAGCTCAATGTGCTCAAA AAACGGAGAGTTGGGGACTTGCTGGCTAGTTACATCCCTGAGGATGAGGCGCTGATGCTGCGGGATGGACG CTTTGCCTGTGCTATCTGCCCGCATCGACCAGTGCTGGACACCCTGACCATGTTGACAGCCCACCGTGCAGGCAAGAAGCATCTGTCCA gTCTGAAGCTTTTCTATGGCAGAAAGCAGTCAGGCAAGGGAGCAGAGCAGAATCCAAGACAGCAGAACGACGTGAAGACAGAAAGCAAAGGCGAG GCTCCTTTGTTAACCCAGACTCGAATAATCACCCAGAATGCTCTACACAGAGCCCCGCACTATAACAGTTGCTGCCGCAGGAAGCACAG ACCCGACGCCCCTGCCCCCTCTGTCTCCAGCTCTCCCTTGCCAGCTCCAGAGGTCGGACTCCAGAGGGCAAAGGTCAGTAAGGAACCTGAGCCTGGGGAGAGATCCGATGCCAAAGAGTCAGCagctctcctggcctctgcacccATGAGCCCCTCGAAGCGGCGAGTCCTGAATCATTACCTTACCCTGCGAAG CTCTGGATGGGTCCCAGATGGACGAGGTCGATGGATAAAGGATGAAAATGTTGAGTTTGACTCCGATGAGGAGGAGCCCCCTGGCTTCCCCTTGGACTAA